The genomic window TCTCCTATAAATACTAAAATTCTAATATAAGCCTCATTAAGATTATTAATATTAATTAATATATGAACAGCATTCATTATTTCTTTTATAGTAAATTTTAACGGAAAGCGATAAATTTTAGCAGAATTATATAAACGAGTAATATGATCTTTATGACGAAAAATAGCAGGTCCTTTATATGATTTGTAACATCTCATTCCTTCAAAAACAGATGTTCCATAATGTAATGCATGAGTCATAACACTAATTTTAGCATCTTCCCATTTTATAATATCACCATTTAGCCAAATAAAATTTGCCTTTTTTATAGACATTATTATATTTCCTTATTATATGTAAAAATAATGTTATCATAAAATTTATGATATTATAACTACATCTAATACATCTATTAATTTTTTAATTTGATTAACTAAAAAATTAATAGATTTATAACTTTTTACTATTAATTTAAAATTAATATTTTTTAATTTATTTACTACATCAATATTTATTGTTTTAATTAAAAATCCTCTATGACGAATAATTCTTATTATTCTTTCACTAATGTCAGGACTAATGTTTGTTTTAATAAATAATTTATATTTTTTCATTAATCTTTCTCCATCATATTATCGTTACTATATCCTGGAGGAACTAAGGGCCAAACATTATCATATTCATTAATAGAAACATGTAATATATAAGATTTATTTATAAAAAAAATTTTTTTTAAACTTTTTTCAACTTCATTTGTACAACTAATACTATGTCCTGATATCCCAAAAGATTGAGCTAATTTTATAAAATCTGGATTATCATATAAAGTAGTTTCACTATATCTTTTACTGAAAAAAAGTTGTTGCCATTGTCTTACCATACCTAATCTTTTATTATCTAATAATATAATTTTTATAGGTAATTTTTTTCTTTTAATTGTACTTAATTCTTGAATATTCATTATAAATGAACCATCTCCTGTAATACATATTACATTGTTATGAGGTTTAGCAATTTGAGCTCCAATAGCAGCAGGTAAGCCAAAACCCATTGTTCCTAATCCAGCAGAAGTAATAAAATTTTTAGGATTAGAAAAAGTTATATGTTGAGCTACCCACATTTGATGTTGTCCTACATCAGTAGTAATAATAGTATTTTTATTTTTATTTTTATTTTTAATATCTGATAAATTTTTAAGTAAAAAAGGAGCGTAAATTTTATTATTTTTTATAAATAAGTTATATTTATAAGAATATTTTTTTT from Enterobacteriaceae endosymbiont of Donacia simplex includes these protein-coding regions:
- the ilvM gene encoding acetolactate synthase 2 small subunit, with the translated sequence MKKYKLFIKTNISPDISERIIRIIRHRGFLIKTINIDVVNKLKNINFKLIVKSYKSINFLVNQIKKLIDVLDVVIIS